In the genome of Puntigrus tetrazona isolate hp1 chromosome 8, ASM1883169v1, whole genome shotgun sequence, the window TTATCACACAGGTCTCTCTAAAAATGCTCGACTCATAGCATTTGGTTCAGCAAAGAGTTCAAGCAATTTATTCAAAAGAAATCAATACAGTATCGATGCATTTAAACTATTTGTTACACTTTGATTTAAGactacaattttaaaaagtatttttctgcttttacagTTTAACTGGTAAAATCCTTAGACACTTAACTTCATCAAGATTACAGAAAAATGGAAAGACGACGTCGGTGAAGGTGGccgtgaatgtgtgtagatgtgtgttaGTTACAGGGTCAGAGAACGATACTGTTCCTCCGTCATAGTCCAGATCAACCCTCACACACTCAAGATGCTCTTCAACAGGAGAACCGGGCCCAAGCAGTCTGTACGGATCGTACTTCACACACCAGACATTAGTGTTACAGAAATCACGTCCCTTCCTCCGGTTTGATTCTGTAGTTACTCCCAGACTCCAGCTTTCACACATTTCAACCTCCACTTCCCAGAAGTGCATCCCTGAGCTGAAACCTTCTGAGCCCAGAACACACTCGCAGACGTCGAATCTCTCTGGATTATcaggaagattttttttgttccagaCGTATCTCGCAATGGTCAGATCATCAGACAGGACGATACGCGGATGAGCCGTGTTTGGATCCAGAGTCATAGGAGCTGATGAGACAGAAACAACAGATGCATTTATTCTGACGCTCATATAATGATAAAGAGTGTTGCGTACACAGATTATTATGACGCTCGTCCTATAGATCAAGCTGTGTTGCAAAGTAAATATGTGCTTGagaaatttcatattttcatccCATGTCAACTTTAACCCAACTGTTGGGTTACATTCAGAGCGTTCTTCATTCTCCTCAGGAGAAAGCGAGAACATAaggtttatgtttgttttatccCATCTTCTAAGTCTTTCATTGTGctgtaaattgttttatttcacgCAACGCAACATACAGACGAGATGTCATTTAATTGCGTTAGCAACTGTCATTTCGCGTGACGGAAATGTCTTGAATTACATAACATAATGTCTCCCCCCATGCATCATTTCCCGTGTGCACAGATCATCTCCAGACCTACTCTTTTGAACAGAGTTCAGCATCTTCTTCCAGACTTTGTACGGCAGGTTGCCCAAGTAACGTGGAACATAAATCAAACCTCCAAAAGGCATCTGTGGATCCGGCGGTGATGAGATCTGGATTCTGGAGGAACATTCAGGATCAGAACtgctctgttttttcagaagcAGAGAAACAGAGGCACCAGCAGATCACTCACCTTTCCCTCATGACCGGAAActtctgcagaacaaacacacaatttaTCATCAGCGTGTTTATCAGACTTCAATGAATCGATCGATGATTGAGCTGAAATTTAGACCTCTAGAAAGGCGGCATCATTGGCTTCCATCATCTTCTCCATGTCTTTGATTATGTTTGAAAGAGCtgagatgtgtgtgttcatctcctccagcttctccttcatcatctgcttcttctgctcctcttcctccctcagTGCAGCGATTGTAGACGCTTCTTCATCTCTGAGAAGCTGACGGAGTCTCTTAAACTGCTCTTTAATCTGATGTTCTGTGTATTCAGCCTGAGACTGAAATCAAATCACATTCACTTCATCTCTAAGATCGAACTTATACTGGAGCGGCATGAAGAGCGAGTTCCTAAATGTGGGTTATTTAACTAGAGCTGTAACTTTCTTAATTCCATTCactttaaagtgcctctatattatggattatggaaggctgacatgcatgcaaggtcattattttttataatatacatttatttgtacctTTTTCAAGAACTGCCAGTTGATTCGCTCAAAGAAGGAATTTCtggtaaaatatttactttttaaagagtGCAGGGTAAATAGCTGAAGTTAATATCTGaatctttaataataatgttaaataatgcagtGATACAAgctacatttttcaatttttaatcaaacatattCTTGATTTATGTACTGCATAACTAAATGTGATGAGGCAAGAAACTTTCTACATATTACAGatataaataacaatgaatatCATGCATATCATGTGCAGGGTTCCATAATTTTTGACCAGGTTATAAACGAGACTTTTTTTGAAATGCAGAAAGTTTTCTATAAGGGTTTAGGGAACAGAACATAAAAACCATTTCAACCCACCTATAAACAGTACATATGGAAACCCAACATGGTCTctattaaagcaaataaaggAACATGTAATTTTGTCTGGCACATCCATTAAGTTgttctaattaatatttagtcatGAAAATATGTAATACATCAGTAGAATCAATCTTCACCTTTATATGTTGAAGTGTTCTCTCAAACTCTCTTTTAAGGTTTTCTCCATGTTCAAGTTTCTTCTGTAAAGACTTCAGCTCTGTATTGAGCTCCTCCTaaaatttaaagtgaaaatcTAGACACTCGAGACTTCTGTAATATGCTCAGATGTAAACCTGTCTCACCTTATATGCTGGAACATCTTCTCTGACGGGTCTGAATCTTTGATCGGCATGTTTCTGTGTATCTTTGCTCACTGAAGCTCCGCTCCGCTGTTTGTCCTCCAGACCGAGGAGCTTGGGTTTCTCACCGTGTAAACTGCAGATCTCCTCAGATCCCGCTGAACGGCTCTCATTTCTCTTCTTCAGGTACGACTCGCACACGTTTTTTAACACAAGATTACAGGAAGGATTTTTTGAGGATTTTGACCCGCAGACGGGACACTCCTGGATTTCCTTAGTTCTCCACAACTGTTCCAGACACTCTTTACAGACATTGTGGCTACATGATAAAAGAACGGGAGCCTTAAAGATCTCTTGACATACAGGACAAAACACTTCTGTATTCAATGAATCCATTTTCACTGTTTTGAGCTCTAGAATCGACgctttagaaaagaaaaataaataaccacaCCTGTGGTCTTTTACTATGTAGCGTGCGCATTTCCTGTATTTGGCCCATAAAAGCACAAGTGGGTGCGACGACTGCAAGAGTGTTAAAGACTGAATGCAGATAAAGTAGGCCACATTTTCTTAGATGTGCAATTTACACaacttaatgttttatttccttAATTAAATTGGATTTGAAAAAGTCAGCTCACTGATCTAGTATTTAAGCTTCTGCTTTTTCTTCTGAGCCAAAAAAATTGCCAGTATCTCCTCCAAGAGCTTTAAAGCTACAACTACCAATTTTGGGTCAGACCTTCAGACTGTTATTAAGCTAGCTgatttgacttttaaaaaatgatccGACACATGGTTTCATTAAACGGACAATAAAAAAGACTTTCATTGATGGCATCAAACATGTAACAATCATGTAATTGTGGGTTTTCATCACTGCAGTAATGGAAAAGAGAGCAAAGGAAAGGAACTTCACAGACACAGAATTGGAGATACTGGTAGATGAAGTTGAAGCCGACTAACAGATATTGCTTGGTTAACTCATTTATTGCAAACTAAAGAAAAATGCTGAATGGGAGAAGGTCACAAATGAGGTTAATGCTCTGTCCGGGATTATAAAGGACAGTGACACCATGTAATGCCAAAAGTGAAGGTAAAACAAACCAAATGGAATAGGAAACATTTGGaattgcaaacattttatttcaattagtaaaagttttatttgtagGATACATTCAATTAATGTCAACATGTTTGTCCTTAATAGCAACACCCATTGTGTCCTCGGAGCTTGAGGAGCCTGGGCCCATCATTCCTCAAGAGTGCTGAGCGAGGTGGTGCTACTAAATCAAGAGGATGCGAAAAAAGCCATTAATGACCTAAATGTATAACATAACAAATGTATTGGTTCAGTTTCTGAAACGGATATCGAATATCAAAGGGTGGACAGGAGTTGGATGTACACGGGAATGGCTTTTGTGTGATTCGTTGCTTGCTCCGACATCGGTCCTAAATCATGACACAAATCCAGCAATACATGTTTGGGAAAGCAGTACCTACTTAGAAGCCACTCTGCGCTCTCGTCAAGCAGATCAGCACGATCTTTTAAAACGCATTTGAATCATTTGCCCCGTTTTTCAATAATGCAAGACAAGCCATTGGACTCAGAAGACATTTGTCACAGTACTGTAGATGAATAAGATGAATGATAATTATCTGGGgtcaatttgtgttttttttacatttcttaataGTAGCCATTTTGAAGGTTTTTGGGACACATCCTAATGACAACGACGAGTCAGTGATGTTCAGAAGAGGATGTATGACTTCTGTAAGCACCTCTTTTAGCAGTTTACATGGAAAAgagttgctggtttagatgattttgACAAGTTCGTAAAATTCCCCATTTCCAACGGAATAGATATTGCATAATCTATAGTGTCTGACATCGTACTTGCACGTTCACACACCTTTtcaatgttatatttattatgtccTGATTGACGAAGTCGAATATCATTAGTGCTGATGTGAATAACAATCCTACTAAATTTACGTtcagcattagccagcacttttgaATTTTGCAGAGTGCCCCTATTTTTATGTTCCTGTAACGATTGTCCAACGAAGGTGAGCGTAGAAGAACAACAAGTGCAGTTTATTCAACAAAAGTGAAATCCATAATACAAATGAAGACTTGACTTGCAACAAAAGGGCTACTTACAGCAAACACTGAGAGTCACATAACAAGAATCAACCAATGAGGAACAAGTCTCGTGACCAaggcaaccaatcagaacacgACGCATACAGAAGAATACATGAGGGAAAGGGAAGCATGACACTAACAGCATGAtccaaaacactaaataaacgacaaaacaaaaaccaaacctAACGTTACgtaaaaacaaagttaaaaaaaaagccagaccACTTCTGGAAAAGCATTATTTGGACAGCTGAGATCAACCATACCAAAACATGGTAGTGTGATGGCATGAGCAAGTATTGCTTCCACTGGTAGCCCACTGGTGTTTagtaatgatgataatgatgaccAAAATCATACAGCAAAATCAACCCAGGAGTATTTAAAGGGGAGAGAAATACTGGCAAAGCATCGTAATGGAGGAAACCCAGTCTCTGGTGATGCCTATGATTTCCACGTTTAAGTCAGTCATTGCCAGCGTAGGATTTccaatattaaatactaaaaatgtacattttatatatgattaCATTAATTTGTCCACTTTTAGACATAACCTACGGTGGATTTTCTATGTATTTAGAGAACTGAACTTTGGCATTTTTAAGAGCTGGggcagtcaaacacacacacacacacacacacacttcctgccACAGGTGGATGCTCGTAAGTGGCTAATACCGCAAATGTGAGTATTGGGACAGGCTCACAGAGTCGGTGCGACAGAAAAGAGAAATCATTTTACAGTCTTGTCAGTTCTCACTCTTTTACTGCATTCTTGAAATGATGATTAATAAAATCCATTACATATCCGTTGCTTTCAGTGGCGTCAGCAAGCCAGTTCCTTGATTAGTGGTGAATCTGAATCACCTGTTTTTAAATGGAGCGgtagttaatacacagagctgtAGGTCACATGCTACTGGGGGGGGGTCTTGGTCATAGGCtcaccacagacacacaataGCACCATAGGCATGTTCACTGCTATCAGAGAAAGTGCATGCATTAGCGACACTAAGTCAAATTAATTTCCGCGTTCATTTCAAGTTCAATTATATTCAAGACACGCTAACATCTCTGACACCGCACAGAAATGGAAGTAAATCACTACAGTAAGGGCATTAACATATTTAGCAAGTGGATAACTGCAATGATTCTCTGTTACAACCTTTCATAAGAGAAGTTATCACCCAAACAATTACAGCACTttcagaaatgtatataaaatacgTTGAGTATGACAGCATGGTAAATAGAAAACAAagaatacatatacatttgGAGTTtgtgggtgagagagagagagagagggagagaaatgtAAAAGGTTAAAGCGCTCTTTTATTTCCTTCTCGGACAAGCAGCCAATGCAGACATTTTGTGGGAAAGATACAATAAACTCAAAGAGCAATAGACACCGTAATATCTGGTACTTTGAGGAACTCAGAGACCATGAAAAGAGAATCCAAGCGCAAATCAATTTAACGAAGTAAAACAAAGATAAACAAAACACGAGAATCAGAAAACCATGGGAACagaaatgaataataacaaCTCAACCGAGAAAGGAAAAGACGTAACGGCAAACACAAGGGTTTAAGTACACAGGAGATAAAAACTAAGATGCTGCTGATCAGGTAAAAAGAGGGAGAACCaaagaactacaaaaaaataaacaggtaAAAGGCAACTGAACTAAACAAAAGTTCAAACAGACAAAGAACATGTAATCATATCATGTGGTATCAGTCAAACAGAGttggttttaaaaaattcaaaatgtactaaatatgtaagttatatttacattttaattgatttatttacagtttaacTGGTTTTACGGTTTAACTGGTAAAATCCTTAGACACTTAACTTCATCAAGATTACAGAAAAATGGAAAGACGACGTCGTTGAAGGTGGccgtgaatgtgtgtagatgtgtgttaGTTACAGGGTCAGAGAACGATACTGTTCCTCCGTCATAGTCCAGATCAACCCTCACACACTCAAGATGCTCTTCAACAGGAGAACCGGGCCCAAGCAGTCTGTACGGATCGTACTTCACACACCAGACATTAGTGTTACAGAAATCACGTCCCTTCCTCCGGTTTGATTCTGTAGTTACTCCCAGACTCCAGCATTCGCTCTCTTTGACCTCCACTTCCCAGAAGTGCATCCCTGAGATGAAACCCTTTGAACCCAGAACACACTCGCAGACGTCGAATCTCTCTGGATTATCAGGATGCGGTTGTTCGTCCCAGGTGTGTTTCACGCGGGTCAGATCATGAGACAGGATGAGACGTGGATGGGCAGTGTTTGGATCCAGAATCACAGGAGCTGATGAAACAAAATCGGGTGTTTTTATTCTGATGCGCCTATAATGATCAAGAGTGAACTGCACACAGATTATTCTGAATTATGATCCTCGATCTGATCACTGTTctaaaatcaatacaaaaaaaattgtgtctCCCCCCATGCATCATTTCCAGTGTGCACAGATCATCTCCAGACCTACTCTTTTGAACAGAGTTCAGCATCTTCTTCCAGACTTTGTACGGCAGGTTGCCCAAGTAACGTGGAACATAAATCAAACCTCCAAAAGGCATCTGTGGATCCGGCTGTGATGAGATCTGGATTCTGGAGGAACATTCAGGATCAGAACtgctctgtttttttcagaagcaGAGAAACAGAGGCACCAGCAGATCACTCACCTTTCCCTCATGACCGGAAActtctgcagaacaaacacacaatttaTCATCAGCGTGTTTATCAGACATCAATGAATCGATCGACGATTGAGCTGAAATTTAGACCTCTAGAAAGGCGACGTCATTGGCTTTCATCATCTTCTCCATGTCTTTGATTATGTTTGAAAGAGCtgagatgtgtgtgttcatctcctccagcttctccttcatcatctgcttcttctgctcctcttcctccctcagTGCAGCGATTGTAGACACTTCCTCATCTCTGAGAAGCTGACGGAGTCTCTTAAACCGCTGTTTAATCTGATGTTCTGTGTATTCAGCCTGAGACTGAAATCAAATCACATTCACTTCATCTCTAAGATCGAACTTATACTGGAGCGGCATGAAGAGCGAGTTCCTAAATGTGGGTTATTTAACTAGAGCTGTAACTTTCTCAAGCAGTACTATAGTAGATGCTGTATCTGTAGTGTGAAGGTACACATGCATCCCATCAATGACTTTTctcaattttttaaatgtcttttttaatagATTCATATGCAATATAATTTGAAAGCAAAgcacatacatttttgaaaatgtggcAGCCACTATTGaattaaaatagtatattttccatattaaacaacatttttgatgatggtttaaattttgacagacagataaatacaGTAGTTAAGTCTTGCTTTTCGATTTCTAGCGCAAGTAAAACATGTCTAGTAAAAATCGTTCatgcttttattacatttagattaGACTACTGTAACTTGCTGTATTCTGGGATTGGCCAGTCATCCCTATCCTATCTGCAAAGAGTTCAAAATACAGCTGCAAGGCTTTTAATGTGTACCAAAAAACGGGATCATATTAAATCTCTGTATCAGATCTGCCACTGTTTGTTTCTGACAAAGTAAATTTGACAAATTGTCAGTAGAACCAATCCTCACCTTGATGATTTGAAGTGTTCTCTCAAACTCTCTTTTAAGGTTTTCTCCATGTTCAAGTTTCTTCTGTAAAGACTTCAGCTCTGTATTGAGCTCCTCCTaaaatttaaagtgaaaatcTAGACACTCGAGACTTCTGTAATATGCTCAGATGTAAACCTGTCTCACCTTATATGCTGGAACATCTTCTCTGACGGGTCTGAATCTTTGATCGGCATGTTTCTGTGTATCTTTGCTCACTGAAGCTCCGCTCCGCTGTTTGTCCTCCAGACCGAGGAGCTTGGGTTTCTCACCGTGTAAACTGCAGATCTCCTCAGATCCCGCTGAACGGCTCTCATTTCTCTTCTTCAGGTACGACTACTTTACGTTTTTAACGCAAGATTACAGGAAGGATTTTTGAGGATTTTGACCATGACGGACACTCCTGGATTTCCTTAGTTCTCCACAACTGTTCCAGACACTCTTTACAGACATTGTGGCTACATGATAAAAGAACGGGAGCCTTAAAGATCTCTTGACATACAGGACAAAACACTTCTTCTGTATTCAGTGAATCCATTTTCACTGTTTTGaataactgaagaaaaaaatctgttgtcTGCTTAGACCCAAACCCAAACTGCGTAATGTTTTTATCGTTGTTCTCTATTGATCACTGATTCTTTTATGCTTTTGTGAAGAAGGAAGTAATAACCAC includes:
- the LOC122350809 gene encoding nuclear factor 7, ovary-like; this translates as MDSLNTEVFCPVCQEIFKAPVLLSCSHNVCKECLEQLWRTKEIQECPVCGSKSSKNPSCNLVLKNVCESYLKKRNESRSAGSEEICSLHGEKPKLLGLEDKQRSGASVSKDTQKHADQRFRPVREDVPAYKEELNTELKSLQKKLEHGENLKREFERTLQHIKSQAEYTEHQIKEQFKRLRQLLRDEEASTIAALREEEEQKKQMMKEKLEEMNTHISALSNIIKDMEKMMEANDAAFLEKFPVMRERIQISSPPDPQMPFGGLIYVPRYLGNLPYKVWKKMLNSVQKTPMTLDPNTAHPRIVLSDDLTIARYVWNKKNLPDNPERFDVCECVLGSEGFSSGMHFWEVEVEMCESWSLGVTTESNRRKGRDFCNTNVWCVKYDPYRLLGPGSPVEEHLECVRVDLDYDGGTVSFSDPVTNTHLHTFTATFTDVVFPFFCNLDEVKCLRILPVKL